In Planctomycetia bacterium, the sequence GTCGCCGCATCGCAAGAGCTTCTTCGTGAAGCTGCGCGACTACTTCATTCCCGACGACGAAACCGCGAAGCAAAAGGAATAGGCCGTGTCCGCCGACTCCAACCGAACGCCGAACCCGGGCGACGACGATCGCGACTCCGGACTGGACGAGTTCCTGTCCGACGTGGGCGCTCTGGATGCGCAAAGCGAGGCCGACGTCCTCCGCGCCGAAGCTGCGGAAGCCAAGGATCGATTGCTGCGCTCCCATGCGGAACTGGAAAACTACCGGCGCCGCGCGCAACGCGAGTTGCAAGACACGCTTCGTTACGCGGAGTTGCCAGTGCTACGCGATTTGCTCCCGGTGGTGGATAACATTGCCCGCGCGATTCAAGCGGCGGAGAAATCGCCAGATGGCGGCGGCTTGCTGGAAGGTTTTCGGATGGTGGCGCAACAACTTGATGGCGTGTTGAGCGCGCATGAATGCAAACGAATCGAGGCGAAGGATCAACCGTTCGACCCGCACCTGCATCAAGCCATCATGCAACAACCTGTCCCCGGTAAGCCGACCAACACGGTTGTGATGGTCGTCCAAGACGGTTTCATGTTGCACGACCGCGTGGTGCGGCCGGCGCAGGTGATTGTTTCGAAGGACGGTGACTAGAATAAGCGCACTTTGTTGTGGCACGGTCTCCCGACCGTGCCGCGGCGCCGACTTGCCGAGTGGAGACCTTCGGTCGAGGCGGTGGCACGGTCGGGAGACCGTGCCACA encodes:
- the grpE gene encoding nucleotide exchange factor GrpE, producing MSADSNRTPNPGDDDRDSGLDEFLSDVGALDAQSEADVLRAEAAEAKDRLLRSHAELENYRRRAQRELQDTLRYAELPVLRDLLPVVDNIARAIQAAEKSPDGGGLLEGFRMVAQQLDGVLSAHECKRIEAKDQPFDPHLHQAIMQQPVPGKPTNTVVMVVQDGFMLHDRVVRPAQVIVSKDGD